The following DNA comes from Marinilactibacillus sp. Marseille-P9653.
GAATGAACTGGAAATAGACCCAAGGCGTGTAACCTGGAGAAGAGCGATCGATATGAATGACAGACAACTTCGGTCAATCATCAGTGGTATTGGCGCACGCTCTAATGGTATGCCAAGAGAAGATGGATTTGATATTACCGTTGCTTCGGAGATTATGGCAGTACTCTGCTTATCTTCTTCTATTGACGAACTGAAAGCAAAGTTAAAGAACTGCTTAGTTGGATATACTTATGACAACCGCCCTGTTACAGTCGGTCAACTGGGTGTAGAAGGAGCGGCTGCTGCGTTACTGAAAGATGCATTGAAACCGAATCTTGTGCAAACGCTAGAGCAGACACCCGTGTTTGTTCACGGTGGACCTTTTGCGAATATCGCACACGGGTGCAATAGCTTACTGGCAACAAAAATGGCTTTAGCACACGCAGACTATGTCGTCACAGAAGCTGGATTTGGAGCGGACTTAGGTGCAGAAAAATTTTTGGATATTAAATGTCGTATGGGTGGACTTGAGCCAGATGCAGTCGTTATTGTTGCAACCATTAGAGCACTTAAAATGCATGGTGGCGTTCAAAAAAGTCAGCTAGACGGAGAGAATATAGAAGCGTTAAAAAATGGCTTACCAAATTTACTGAAACATGTTGAAAATATCCAAGGTGTATTCGGATTGAATGCCGTTGTCGCTATCAATACCTTTCCTCAAGACACAACAGCTGAACTAGAAGTGCTAAAAGAAGCTTGTTTAGCACACGGCGTTCAAGTTGTTCAGTCTGACGTATGGGCTGAAGGTGGAAACGGAGGAACGGAGCTTGCGAAACAAGTGGTTGAGGTCTGTGATCAGCCATCCAAATTAACATTCGCTTACGAGTTAGAAGATTCTATTGAAGAAAAAATTGAGAAAATCGTTCAAAAAGTCTATGGTGGTTCAGGAACCGAATGGACTACAATGGCTAAAAAGACTGCAGAAAAGCTCACCGCGCTCGGTTACGGGAACCTACCTATTTGTATGGCTAAAACGCAATATTCTTTGTCTGATCAAGCAGAAAAATTGGGTAGACCAGAAGAGTTTAGTGTGAATATTAGAGCGTTATCCATCTCTGCAGGAGCTGGCTTTATCGTTGTCTTGACGGGTAATATCATGCGTATGCCAGGACTCCCTAAAAAACCAGCTGCTGAACAAGTGGATATTACATCTGAAGGAAAGATAACCGGATTATTCTAGAAGAAAGAAGGGGAATCGAGATGACTGAACAGTCAATATCTGATTACTTGAATCAGCTGCAGTCGGAAAACGGCTTGCCTGGAGGGGGGAGTGCTACTGCGCTAGTAGGTGCAATGAGTGCCGCGCTCGTCCACATGGTCTCAGAAATTCAAAAAGATAAAAAATCTCTGAAGGACTCAAGACAGGAAGTTCTGACCATTCTTGAAGAGGCTGAAGAAGTTAGAGAACACTTTGAAAAACTCAAAGACCAGGATGCTATTGCTTTTGAGCCTGTTTCTAAAGCATATAAGCTGCCCAAAGATACGGAAGAACAAAAAAGTAGTCGTCAGAGAGCAATCGAAGAAGGGCTTCATGGTGCTGTACAGCCGCCTTTAAGCATGATGAAAACAACATTGAAACTGATTGAGTTATATGAGCGGCTCGCTCGCATACCGATCAAAGGATCTATTGTAAATGATATTGCTGTAGGTGTATTGTTTGCCAGAACCACACTGCAATCTTCTCACTTGAATGTCCTTGTAAATACAAACTTTATGAAAGATGAACAAACAAAAAAAGAGCTAGAAGGATTAGGGAACACCTACCTTGTCCAGGGTGAAGAAAAAGCAGACCAGTTATATGCAGATTCAAAATACTATTTGATGCACAAAAAGTGGCCATCAATGGATGTAAGAGGAGTGCAGTAATACATGGTAAACGTATTAAAAGGAAAGCCAGTAGCAGAAAAAATCAGCCAACAAGCTAAACTTGTTGTAGATGAATTGAAATCAGTTGATTGTCAGCCCACACTAGCGATTGTCAGGATTGGAGAAGAAGCTTCTTCCATCTCTTATGAAACGGCCGCAATCAAAACCATGAATCAGGTCGGGATTGAAGTCTCATCTGTTATTTTTTCAGAAGAAACATCACCCGACAAAATCCTTTCAACCCTTGATGATCTAAACGAGGACCGTGAAATTCATGGAATTCTTGTGATGCAGCCACTTCCTGAAGGGTTATCGAGAAATGATATTGCACTGAGAATCGACCCTGAAAAAGATATTGATGGGTTAACCCCGAGTAATCTTGGAAAATTAGTCGAAAATGATCGGACCGGATTATGGCCAAGTACACCTAAAGCAGTGATGGAGCTATTAGATTATTACGATATTGATTTAGTTGGCGCAGATGTGTGCGTCATTGGAAGTAGCCCGGTAGTCGGGAAACCCTTAGCTATCTTATTATTAAACGAAGAAGCAACAGTAGCTAACTGTCATGTCAAAACGAAAAACTTGAAAAACTACACCCAACAAGCGGATATTGTGATATCTGCTACAGGAGTAGCTCATTTGATAACACCTGAGCACATCAAAGAAGGCGCAGTGGTTATTGACGTCGGATATGGACACGTGGATGGAAAACCATGCGGAGATGTTCAGTACGATGAAGTTAAGGATAAAGCAATTGCCATTACGCCTGTTCCAGGTGGTATCGGAACGATCACTACGGCCATTCTCGCTGAACAAGTGGTAAAAGCAGCGTGGTCACTACAAGTAGAACACAAGCATTAAAAGGGGCGCAGGTAGTTGGAGAAAATAGCCATTCGCAAGCAAGTGATTGAAACATTGACCTCCTTGACGTCAGAAGAAAAAAGAAGAATAGAAGCAAGCTTCTACGAGGCACTTTTTAGTTCGCCGATTTGGAAAAATGCACAAAGTATTGGTGTGACACTTTCAAACGGCTTTGAATGGAACACTGAACCCATTATCAGACAAGCCTGGCTAGAAGGGAAAAAAGTCGGTGTACCAAAGGCCATTCACGCTACACGAGAACTTCACTTCTATCAGATTGAACAGTTCAATCAGGTGAAATCGGGTTACTTTGGAATCCGAGAGCCAATTCCAGAACAGACTACGCAATTAGATTCTAATGAAATTGATCTGATGATTGTTCCGGGAATTGTCTATACGGAAACAGGATATAGAATAGGATTTGGTGGTGGGTACTATGATCGACTGCTAACGAATTATCCTCATTCAACGATATCGCTTGTGCATTTCAATCAACTTGTAAATGAAATCCCAATTGAAAATCATGATATACCTGTAAATTATATGATTACCTTAAAAGACACACCAGAGAGCAAAAATCATGCTATAATAAAATCGATCCAAGAATAAACGATTCTACGCAAAAATTAGAATACAAAAGAGTAAGAGATGAGCGTTAAGTGCTGAGTGGATGGGATGTCGCCCTCAGACGAAAAAACGATTGAGTTTTGCGACTCCTCTCTGCATCCGCTTTAAAGCTCTATGGTTTTTTAGCGAGGACTCTTTAATTGGCTTCTGTCTAATGAAATATAGATAGAAGTTGTATCCTGTTCATGCGGGACAAAATTTAAATTAAAGGAGATCTTCGAATCATGCAAAATCAAGAAAAGACCGTTTATGGTAAGAATGGAAAACAGTCAAATTGGAAAATTGGAACGATAGGACTAGCGATTGTAGGAGTATTGATTGCTATGAACTTGGCACTTAGTCGAGTGGGCATTACTACACCAGTCATTAGAATCACTTTTGCGTTCCTTCCCATTGCGCTTATTGGTATTTTATTTGGTCCTTTTGTGGCTGGGATTTCAGCAGCTCTAGCAGATTTACTAGCCTTTGTGCTCTTAGGAGGAGCGGGTACGTTATTTCCAGGATTTACTTTATCTGCACTGCTAACTGGCCTTGCTTATGGCCTGTTTCTGCATAAAAAAGACATTCGACTACGAAACATCATAGCAGTCGAAGTGGTCATTGCCTTGTTTATACACATTGTGCTCAACACGACATGGGTATTCATCCTAACAGGTAATCCACTGGCAGTTATTCTGCCTCCTCGACTAATTCAAAATGCTGTGACACTTGTTGTCCGAGTGCTAGCGATCTGGTTTTTGACGAACAACAAACAACTGAGAAATGTTTACCGAAAATACTCAACAGCTAAAAAATAGAATGATCCGTTTTTTAAAAGTCTTTATAAGACGTCAAAGCATATTCAATTGCTTCTGACCAACTTATAAAGACTTTTTTATTGATTTATTTTTGAATACCGGAACGGTGGCCGCCTAAAAGTTTCGACCTTTGTAGCGCCATACCGCCTTGAACCAAGCTACTGGCATGGAGAAGAGACGTGTACCCATACTTTTGACGGATATGATCGATCGTCTTATCTAATTCCTCCCGGTCAATTAATTGTTGCGTTTCCTCAAATAAGTTTAATTGTAAAGCCTGTTTTGGTCTGATTTTACCGAAACTGACGTTTATAACGCGTACCGGTTTGTAAGTATAATGACGCTCAAATAACAGAAGTAAAGAATGAATTAGATCTTTTGAGGAATCTGTTGCTTCAATGATCATCTGATGACTAAATCCTTTATCTTCGATATGTTTTGAATAACCTAAACTAAGCTTAACCACGCTGGTAGTGACAGAATGCCTACGTAGACGCATGGCATTTTCTTCCGTCATTTCTCTGATGACGATTTCTACTTCGTGTTTGTCTGTATAGTCGCGATTTAATATCTGATTTTTACTGAAAGAAGTTGACCGAGGTGTGAATGTTTCAGAAAACTGTGTCCGATCAATTCCATGAGCATGATAGAAAAGTTGTTCTCCAATCACACCAATTTTTTTCTTCAGTTGATGCACATCAAATTGAGAGAGTTCATAAATAGAGGAAATACCCATACGTAATAAACGCGCCTCGGTTCTAGATCCAATCCCCCAGAATTCAGTCATAGGATGTATATTCCATACGGTATCTTCGACCAGCTCATACCGCCAGTCAGCTATGAAGTTCTTCTGTCGATTGTTTTTTGCTTCATGATCCAGTGCAAGCTTTGCTAAAAGAGGATTATCACCGATCCCAACGGTGACAACTAAATTCATTTTTTTCCAGATTAAGTATTGAATCTTCTTAGCGATTTCTTCTGCAGAACCAAAAAGCTGACGAGAATGCGTAACATCTAGAAAGGATTCATCGATACTATAGACCATCAAATCTGTAGTGGAAACAAACTGTTTGAAAATCTTCAGAATCTCAATATTTTTTTCGAGATAGAGAGCCATTCTCGGTTCAACAATCTGGATTTTTGATCGTTTAGGGATATCGTATATACGAGAACCCGTTTTGATTCCATAAGTTTCTTTTACCATAGGAGAAGCAGCTAAAACGAGGCCACCATTATTTTCTGGCTTGCTGACCACAGCAATATACGCTTCGAGTGGATGTAGATGGCGGTCTACAGCCTCAACCGAAGCGAAAAAAGACTTTACATCAATGCATAAAATCTGTCGCCGGGGCTCATGTGTGTAGTCCATTCGCTGTACCATAATGGTTTCTCCTTAGGGATGTAAGTTTGGTTTAATTATAGGAACATACATTCCCGTAGTCAAGAAGAATTCATTAGATACAAAAAAAGACCCAGGCATCAAATACCTGAGTCTTACTGGTTTTAATTGATTATTTTCCTTCTACATAAGGAACAGCGCTAACTTTAACATCGATGTTGCCCATTGTTGCTTTCGAGTATGGGCAGTAGTGGTGTGCTTTATTTGCAAGATCTTCTACTTTAGAATCGCTTAAGTCTTCGATACCCACTTCGATTTCTACGCTTAACTTAAATCCACCATCGCTTGGATCTTTCAATAAATGAACCGTTAAGGTTACTTGAGATTTATTCTCAATTTTTTCTTCTTTTTTGTAGTGGTCTAGTGCAGCGTGGTAACAAGCACTGTATCCCAGAGCGAATAACTGCTCGGGGTTTGTACCGTTTCCTGATCCACCCATTTCTTTCGGTGTATCTACGTTTACCTCGTATGAACGATCAGGAGTATGACTTTCTCCATTACGCGCACCTGTGTTTACTGATGCAGTTGTGTATACTGGTTTGTCTGCCATGTTTATTCCATCTCCTTTATGATTTTCTAAGCAAAGTATAACACTCATCATTTTTAGGGTGAAATCATACGATTTTAAAATCAAAATTCCAAAAATGCTTACTTTTAAAGAATGATGACGAAGAAGTTGAAAAAAGACTGGAATAGCCGGTTGTATCTGGCTTCCAGTCTGTTAAAAGAATTATAATGCGAAATCGCGGATGGCTTTAGCCACACCATTTTCAGCGTTAGAAGTTGTAAATGCATCAGCTACGTCTTTGACAGCGTCTTTTGCATTACCCATTGCGACACCTGTTCCAGCGTATTCAATCATATGAACATCGTTTCCGCCATCACCGATAGACATAACGCGCTCACGTGGAATGTTCAAGCTATTTGCAAGATCTTCTAAAGCAATCCCTTTATTAGCTTTTTTGTTCAAAAACTCCAAGAAGAAGGGTTCACTACGTAAAATTGTATATTTTTCCCAAAGTTCTTTAGGAAGTTGCTTAATGGCTGCTTCCAGCAATTCTTCATCATCGATCATCATCATCTTATTGTAAGGTGTATCGGTATCCATATCTTCAGGGGCGCTATAAAACAAGGGGACTTGGTTTATATGAGATTCTAATACAGAATATTTTCCGATATCTTTGTTGGGTGTGTAGATTCCACTATTTCGGATGGCGTGGAAGTGAACATTGGCTTCTCTAGCCGCTTTTTCCAATGTAATATAATCTTGCTGGTCCATCGTATGTTGAGAAACAATTTCTTCTGTATCGGATTTTTGAACAAGCGCACCATTATAAGTAATCACGTAATCTCCAGAATTTCTAAGATCCAGTTCTTCCAGATAAGCCGTTACACCAGGATAAGGACGGCCAGTACATAGAACAATTTTGATTCCAGCTGATTTCGCTTCATGAATGGCTTTTTTCACTTCATCTGTTACTTTACGGTCCGGGTTTAACAAAGTACCATCCATATCAATAGCAATTAAATCTTTTTTCATGTGTCAATCATTCTCCACTTCTATTTTTATTCGGATCAATGATCCGGTCGTTCAAAATATATTTTTGAAATTCATCATAGTCTTCCTGGAACATACTGACTGCTTTGTTCGTCAAATGATTCTCTAGGAACTCTTTTGGCACAAATAATCTGTGGTCACCATGCAGATTCCCGCTCAGCGAGCGAACGATAGGGCTGGCTTCACTAAGTTCAACCAGTGTTCCATCAGCCTGCATAAGGTGAATCGGTGTTTTACTTTTAAGCTTATAGTCATAAGGCAAATCTGAGCTACTGTTAGTGCGCGTGAAAATGTCTTTGTCATACTTTAGATTCCCTACAATATCTCTTAATGCTTCAACAAGATAGTCATCTTTTCCTTTTTGGTAAGACAAGGACTTAAAGGGTTGTCTATTCAGGAACATTTTGGATAAAGCACTCAAATAAGCATCTTCGCTATTCGTCCACAGGTTAATAGCCGTCTGAAGAACACCGTCATCCAGCTTAAGATAGTCATCCAAGGAGTACGTATCTTTGAAGAATGGATCTAGTAAAGGGAATTGCGGATAAAGCGCCCCTTCTTCGTATAACTGTTTTGCACGATACAACAAGCGATCAAGTGTGACTTCCATCCCTCTAGAAGCAGGGTGGAAATAAACCTGCATATACATTTGGAAACGACTCACAACGTAATCTTCTACTGCGTGCATACCTTGATACTGGAAAGCAATCCCGTCTTTATATGGGCGAATCACTCTCAGGATACGAGATAAATCGAAAGCACCATAAGTCGCACCCGTGAAAAAGGCGTCGCGCTGAAGATAATCCATTCTATCCGCATCAATCTGGCTTGAAATCAGTTGAACGACTTGAGGATTTTTATGTTCTTTTGTGATCACACTTGCGACTTGATTGGGAAAATCTGGTGAAACGCGTCTGAGCACGTCGTGAATTTCAGTGCCTTCTGATAAAATAATATCGGTTGTGAACTCTTCATGATCCGTATCAAAGATTTTCTCGAAGGTATGCGAGAATGGGCCATGTCCGAGATCGTGCAGCAA
Coding sequences within:
- a CDS encoding formate--tetrahydrofolate ligase, yielding MNTDIEIAQASKMKPIEFIAEKLGIEQKDLEQYGPYKAKITLSGESIESRQKGKLILVTAINPTPAGEGKTTTSVGLGDALQKIGKKAAIALREPSLGPVFGLKGGAAGGGYALVIPMEDLNLHFTGDIHAIGAANNLVAAMVDNHIYQGNELEIDPRRVTWRRAIDMNDRQLRSIISGIGARSNGMPREDGFDITVASEIMAVLCLSSSIDELKAKLKNCLVGYTYDNRPVTVGQLGVEGAAAALLKDALKPNLVQTLEQTPVFVHGGPFANIAHGCNSLLATKMALAHADYVVTEAGFGADLGAEKFLDIKCRMGGLEPDAVVIVATIRALKMHGGVQKSQLDGENIEALKNGLPNLLKHVENIQGVFGLNAVVAINTFPQDTTAELEVLKEACLAHGVQVVQSDVWAEGGNGGTELAKQVVEVCDQPSKLTFAYELEDSIEEKIEKIVQKVYGGSGTEWTTMAKKTAEKLTALGYGNLPICMAKTQYSLSDQAEKLGRPEEFSVNIRALSISAGAGFIVVLTGNIMRMPGLPKKPAAEQVDITSEGKITGLF
- a CDS encoding cyclodeaminase/cyclohydrolase family protein, which codes for MTEQSISDYLNQLQSENGLPGGGSATALVGAMSAALVHMVSEIQKDKKSLKDSRQEVLTILEEAEEVREHFEKLKDQDAIAFEPVSKAYKLPKDTEEQKSSRQRAIEEGLHGAVQPPLSMMKTTLKLIELYERLARIPIKGSIVNDIAVGVLFARTTLQSSHLNVLVNTNFMKDEQTKKELEGLGNTYLVQGEEKADQLYADSKYYLMHKKWPSMDVRGVQ
- a CDS encoding bifunctional 5,10-methylenetetrahydrofolate dehydrogenase/5,10-methenyltetrahydrofolate cyclohydrolase — its product is MVNVLKGKPVAEKISQQAKLVVDELKSVDCQPTLAIVRIGEEASSISYETAAIKTMNQVGIEVSSVIFSEETSPDKILSTLDDLNEDREIHGILVMQPLPEGLSRNDIALRIDPEKDIDGLTPSNLGKLVENDRTGLWPSTPKAVMELLDYYDIDLVGADVCVIGSSPVVGKPLAILLLNEEATVANCHVKTKNLKNYTQQADIVISATGVAHLITPEHIKEGAVVIDVGYGHVDGKPCGDVQYDEVKDKAIAITPVPGGIGTITTAILAEQVVKAAWSLQVEHKH
- a CDS encoding 5-formyltetrahydrofolate cyclo-ligase, translated to MEKIAIRKQVIETLTSLTSEEKRRIEASFYEALFSSPIWKNAQSIGVTLSNGFEWNTEPIIRQAWLEGKKVGVPKAIHATRELHFYQIEQFNQVKSGYFGIREPIPEQTTQLDSNEIDLMIVPGIVYTETGYRIGFGGGYYDRLLTNYPHSTISLVHFNQLVNEIPIENHDIPVNYMITLKDTPESKNHAIIKSIQE
- a CDS encoding folate family ECF transporter S component → MQNQEKTVYGKNGKQSNWKIGTIGLAIVGVLIAMNLALSRVGITTPVIRITFAFLPIALIGILFGPFVAGISAALADLLAFVLLGGAGTLFPGFTLSALLTGLAYGLFLHKKDIRLRNIIAVEVVIALFIHIVLNTTWVFILTGNPLAVILPPRLIQNAVTLVVRVLAIWFLTNNKQLRNVYRKYSTAKK
- a CDS encoding Y-family DNA polymerase, which translates into the protein MVQRMDYTHEPRRQILCIDVKSFFASVEAVDRHLHPLEAYIAVVSKPENNGGLVLAASPMVKETYGIKTGSRIYDIPKRSKIQIVEPRMALYLEKNIEILKIFKQFVSTTDLMVYSIDESFLDVTHSRQLFGSAEEIAKKIQYLIWKKMNLVVTVGIGDNPLLAKLALDHEAKNNRQKNFIADWRYELVEDTVWNIHPMTEFWGIGSRTEARLLRMGISSIYELSQFDVHQLKKKIGVIGEQLFYHAHGIDRTQFSETFTPRSTSFSKNQILNRDYTDKHEVEIVIREMTEENAMRLRRHSVTTSVVKLSLGYSKHIEDKGFSHQMIIEATDSSKDLIHSLLLLFERHYTYKPVRVINVSFGKIRPKQALQLNLFEETQQLIDREELDKTIDHIRQKYGYTSLLHASSLVQGGMALQRSKLLGGHRSGIQK
- a CDS encoding organic hydroperoxide resistance protein, whose amino-acid sequence is MADKPVYTTASVNTGARNGESHTPDRSYEVNVDTPKEMGGSGNGTNPEQLFALGYSACYHAALDHYKKEEKIENKSQVTLTVHLLKDPSDGGFKLSVEIEVGIEDLSDSKVEDLANKAHHYCPYSKATMGNIDVKVSAVPYVEGK
- the yidA gene encoding sugar-phosphatase, with product MKKDLIAIDMDGTLLNPDRKVTDEVKKAIHEAKSAGIKIVLCTGRPYPGVTAYLEELDLRNSGDYVITYNGALVQKSDTEEIVSQHTMDQQDYITLEKAAREANVHFHAIRNSGIYTPNKDIGKYSVLESHINQVPLFYSAPEDMDTDTPYNKMMMIDDEELLEAAIKQLPKELWEKYTILRSEPFFLEFLNKKANKGIALEDLANSLNIPRERVMSIGDGGNDVHMIEYAGTGVAMGNAKDAVKDVADAFTTSNAENGVAKAIRDFAL
- a CDS encoding HD domain-containing protein; its protein translation is MSADKFERMDRLPFEKVFKDPVHDYIHVRHRILLDLIDTKEFQRLRRIKQLGTAQFTFHGAEHSRFSHSLGVYEITRKIVDMFERNYPQEWDLDMRLVTLCAALLHDLGHGPFSHTFEKIFDTDHEEFTTDIILSEGTEIHDVLRRVSPDFPNQVASVITKEHKNPQVVQLISSQIDADRMDYLQRDAFFTGATYGAFDLSRILRVIRPYKDGIAFQYQGMHAVEDYVVSRFQMYMQVYFHPASRGMEVTLDRLLYRAKQLYEEGALYPQFPLLDPFFKDTYSLDDYLKLDDGVLQTAINLWTNSEDAYLSALSKMFLNRQPFKSLSYQKGKDDYLVEALRDIVGNLKYDKDIFTRTNSSSDLPYDYKLKSKTPIHLMQADGTLVELSEASPIVRSLSGNLHGDHRLFVPKEFLENHLTNKAVSMFQEDYDEFQKYILNDRIIDPNKNRSGE